A DNA window from Ranitomeya imitator isolate aRanImi1 chromosome 2, aRanImi1.pri, whole genome shotgun sequence contains the following coding sequences:
- the LOC138667266 gene encoding P2Y purinoceptor 4-like: MLNISGNVTTCQPQSIRIFIPITLSFIFFIGFVLNCISLWIFWFREKEWNSTVILQFNLAISDAIITPAAPLIIIYFLTDHWTFGNFLCQLKVFLLSTHMYGSIYFLMLISIHRYYMVAHKVKGMFLTKKNLITRFCLIVWVCLLLQGIPFFFVLQTSEVHGVTKCLSIHQNDQAVLFFIWNWVILFLGLIVPFTITLVCYSLLSRYILSVNPMNTLTNVMVSKSVQTICASLIIFIICYIPVHITRTMGVTIILFFPSMCSLLEKVEVAYYITWMLSGTNCCMDPIIYCFASDRFNNTFTRRFNLQLSQRRGSRDKMDISFRRSSPGSFLEHGKNRLSLT, translated from the coding sequence ATGTTAAACATTTCTGGAAATGTCACTACTTGTCAGCCTCAATCTATTCGCATCTTCATTCCAATCACATTGAGCTTCATCTTCTTCATCGGTTTCGTGCTGAACTGTATTAGTTTGTGGATATTTTGGTTTCGGGAAAAAGAATGGAACTCGACTGTGATTCTCCAGTTCAACTTGGCAATCTCTGATGCCATCATCACCCCAGCAGCTCCTCTCATCATCATTTACTTCTTGACCGACCACTGGACCTTCGGGAACTTTCTCTGTCAGTTGAAGGTCTTCCTCCTCAGCACTCACATGTACGGCAGTATATATTTTCTTATGTTAATCAGTATTCACAGATATTATATGGTTGCCCACAAAGTTAAAGGAATGTTCTTGACCAAGAAAAATTTAATAACCAGATTCTGCCTTATCGTTTGGGTTTGCCTCCTTTTACAAGGAATTCCATTCTTCTTTGTTCTGCAGACTTCTGAAGTACATGGAGTTACAAAATGTCTCAGCATCCATCAAAATGACcaagcagttttattttttatttggaacTGGGTCATCCTCTTCTTGGGTCTTATTGTTCCTTTCACCATTACCTTGGTCTGCTACAGTCTTCTCAGTCGATATATCCTCAGTGTCAATCCCATGAACACTCTCACAAACGTCATGGTCTCCAAATCTGTCCAGACGATATGTGCCTCCCTAATCATATTTATCATCTGCTACATTCCAGTGCACATCACCAGAACCATGGGGGTGACCATAATCTtatttttcccatccatgtgctcTTTGCTGGAAAAAGTTGAGGTGGCCTATTACATCACATGGATGCTATCGGGAACCAACTGCTGTATGGATCCTATAATATACTGTTTTGCTTCGGACAGATTTAATAATACATTTACGAGACGGTTTAACTTGCAACTAAGTCAAAGAAGAGGCAGTAGAGATAAAATGGACATCAGCTTTCGAAGATCATCACCAGGGTCCTTCCTCGAGCATGGCAAAAACAGGTTGTCCCTCACCTAA